One window of the Salvelinus sp. IW2-2015 linkage group LG10, ASM291031v2, whole genome shotgun sequence genome contains the following:
- the LOC111969241 gene encoding CKLF-like MARVEL transmembrane domain-containing protein 3, translated as MGDIEAPVTTGPSQSILQTILPIAKEFASSRKGQLLIAEVALSLIAFICFVASTAAAFVTAPLIEFLAALFLLFAYSTKFNERFKGFHFPLMDFLRCVSASIIFFIISIISVSKFTDGASKAAGVFGFIATIVFALDFYFIFNDLANFLKQGGDSGDEPPRTSEYNDSDSDSD; from the exons ATGGGGGACATCGAAGCTCCCGTTACGACTGGACCGAGCCAAAGTATCCTTCAAACGATTCTCCCAATCGCAAAAGAATTCGCATCTTCACGGAAAGGACAACTTCTTATTGCAGAAGTG GCTCTGTCCCTCATCGCGTTCATCTGTTTTGTGGCGTCCACGGCAGCAGCCTTTGTCACAGCACCCCTCATTGAGTTCCTGGCTGCCCTYTTCCTCCTTTTTGCCTATTCCACCAAATTCAATGAGCGATTTAAGGGATTCCACTTCCCCCTCATG GATTTTCTGCGCTGTGTCAGTGCGTCCATCATCTTTTTTATCATCTCCATAATATCGGTTTCCAAGTTCACAGACGGGGCCTCTAAAGCAGCAGGG gtgtttgGGTTCATTGCCACCATTGTTTTTGCTCTAGATTTTTACTTCATCTTTAATGACCTGGCTAATTTCCTCAAACAAGGAGGGGACTCAGGTGACGAGCCACCAAGAACCTCAG AGTACAATGACTCAGACTCTGACTCAGACTGA
- the LOC111969560 gene encoding CKLF-like MARVEL transmembrane domain-containing protein 3, which translates to MTGDCSKTTSNIPSLXMEVDTAFLRSLRGVLKLAEMGTMFVAFVCFAVXSRPKYIAATCMEFVITFSLLLLYTLKLNKKLTLFFWPLVDLFNSLFAAVFILILSLIAVSTYTVTGTLGGGIVGFIATGLWCVDGYMLFKRVTFNQPRTAATGTVK; encoded by the exons ATGACAGGCGACTGTTCCAAAACAACCAGTAACATCCCTTCRTTAMCCATGGAGGTTGATACTGCTTTTCTCAGATCCTTGAGGGGTGTCCTTAAATTAGCAGAGATG GGGACTATGTTTGTAGCSTTTGTGTGTTTTGCKGTAGYATCCAGGCCCAAATACATTGCAGCTACATGCATGGAGTTTGTGATCACATTCTCCCTGCTTCTGCTGTACACACTGAAGTTGAACAAGAAGCTGACTCTGTTCTTCTGGCCTCTCGTT GATTTGTTCAACTCACTGTTCGCAGCAGTCTTCATACTTATCCTGAGTYTGATAGCAGTGTCCACTTACACAGTGACAGGGACCCTGGGTGGAGGG ATAGTGGGTTTCATAGCAACAGGCCTGTGGTGTGTKGATGGYTACATGCTTTTCAAGAGGGTCACATTCAATCAACCAAGAACAGCAGCAACTGGCACTGTGAAGTGA
- the tk2 gene encoding thymidine kinase 2, mitochondrial: MQSYSTQGKLVRSGEKNKLVICIEGNIASGKTTCLEYFSKTSNIEVLTEPVSKWRNVRGHNPLGLMYQDPTRWGITLQTYIQLTMLDQHLSTISAPMRMMERSIYSAKYIFVENLYRSGKMPEVDFAVLSEWFEWITQNIAIPMDLIVYLQSSPQTCHERLKERCREEEKIIPLEYLEAIHQLYEDWLIKKTSFSVPAPVLVISADDDLQKMIHQYEENREKILSGSNV, encoded by the exons ATGCAGTCTTACTCCACCCAAGGAAAGCTGGTGCGGAGTGGGGAGAAGAATAAGTTAGTG ATCTGTATAGAGGGGAACATTGCTAGTGGGAAGACAACATGCCTAGAGTATTTCAGCAAAACCAGTAACATTgag GTGCTGACTGAGCCAGTTTCCAAATGGAGGAATGTTCGAGGGCACAACCCCCTG GGGTTGATGTACCAGGACCCTACTCGATGGGGCATCACTCTACAGACCTATATTCAGCTAACCATGCTGGACCAACACCTCTCAACAATA TCAGCCCCAATGAGAATGATGGAAAGGTCCATCTACAGTGCCAAGTACATCTTTGTGGAAAATCTTTACAGAAG TGGGAAGATGCCCGAGGTGGACTTTGCTGTTCTTAGTGAGTGGTTTGAGTGGATCACTCAGAATATTGCCATTCCTATGGATCTTATCG TTTACCTCCAGTCGTCTCCACAGACCTGCCATGAGAGGCTGAAAGAGCGAtgcagggaggaggagaagatcaTTCCTTTG gaatatctAGAGGCAATCCATCAGCTGTATGAAGACTGGCTGATAAAGAAGACGTCCTTCAGTGTTCCTGCTCCAGTCCTT GTAATTTCGGCAGACGATGACCTGCAGAAGATGATCCATCAGtatgaggagaacagagagaagatttTATCAGGGAGCAATGTGTGA